In Anomalospiza imberbis isolate Cuckoo-Finch-1a 21T00152 chromosome 26, ASM3175350v1, whole genome shotgun sequence, the following proteins share a genomic window:
- the PRICKLE4 gene encoding prickle-like protein 4, with the protein MSLPSPAWPQPDEPSPCGTTTGLPPASSDSDSGCALEEYLEPPEVPPCFGPRSPQPGSPSDRTRLRARALLQQLPPQDCDERYCPDLAEEERRQLRAFSARRRQEALGQGLACPVPGPCHGCPCRKCGRRLNKGDPGISASRLGDQFWHPSCFSCHFCHQQLVDLIYFQQDGRIYCGRHHAELFRPRCASCDQLIFMEECIEAEGRRWHLEHFCCLECDEPLRGQRYVMRSGRPCCRGCFESLFAEPCQACGDPIGADSEEVTHQGLHWHARAACFCCSLCRAPLRGQPLTCRRGRLFCSDTCSRGQDASSTASDSSDSAFASAPSPDSTPLSRAGAAGRSSAAGGCRQWGEGAEAFSDQAPVHPAFRSPEDLGAAARERSSDAAKEHPGMLGPPAGHPSAPQPGPERPNEPGALGHPLLEDPEPRTAAGNGNPQLQAGTSPPRHSPRAEDGTEEDDSWCPTCSSSSDSDSEEEGFFFGKPIPKPGMNSLGREPPGRGRGRTAKHCSVS; encoded by the exons ATGTCCCTGCCGAGCCCTGCATGGCCCCAGCCGGACGAGCCGTCCCCCTGCGGCACCACCACCGGCCTCCCCCCGGCCTCGTCCGACAGCGACTCCGGCTGTGCCCTGGAAGAGTACCTGGAGCCCCCCG AGGTCCCGCCGTGCTTCGGGCCCCGCTCACCCCAGCCTGGCTCTCCCTCTGACCGGACCCGGCTCCGCGCCAGagccctcctgcagcagctgcctcctcaGGACTGCGAT GAGCGGTACTGCCCCGACCTCGCCGAGGAGGAGCGGCGCCAGCTCCGAGCCTTCAGCGCCCGCCGCAGACAGGAGGCTCTGGGACAGGGCCTGGCGTGTCCCGTGCCAGGTCCCTGCCacggctgtccctgcaggaag TGCGGCCGGAGGCTGAACAAAGGGGACCCGGGGATTTCGGCGTCTCGCCTGGGGGACCAGTTCTGGCACCCGTCCTGCTTCTCCTGCCACTTctgccaccagcagctggtggaTCTCATCTACTTCCAGCAGGATGGGAGGATCTACTGTGGCCGGCACCACGCCGAGCTCTTCCGACCTCGCTGTGCCTCCTGCGACCAG CTGATCTTCATGGAGGAGTGCATCGAGGCCGAGGGCCGGcgctggcacctggagcacttCTGCTGCCTGGAATGCGACGAGCCCCTGCGTGGGCAGCGCTACGTGATGCGGAGCGGCCGGCCCTGCTGCCGGGGCTGCTTCGAGAGCCTCTTTGCCGAGCCGTGCCAGGCGTGCGGGGACCCCATCG GTGCTGACAGCGAGGAGGTCACGcaccaggggctgcactggcacgCCCGAGCCGCctgcttctgctgcagcctgtgccGGGCGCCGCTGCGGGGACAGCCCCTCACCTGCCGCCGCGGCCGCCTCTTCTGCTCCGACACCTGCAGCCGCGGCCAGGACGCCTCTTCCACCGCCTCCGACTCCTCCGACTCGGCTTTCGCCTCCGCTCCATCCCCTGACTCTACGCCCCTGTCCCGAGCCGGCGCGGCCGGCAGGAGCTCGGCAgcggggggctgcaggcagtggGGGGAAGGGGCTG AGGCATTTTCGGATCAGGCCCCAGTGCACCCCGCGTTCAGGAGCCCCGAGGATCTCGGAGCGGCCGCACGGGAGCGGAGCAGCGACGCTGCCAAGGagcacccagggatgctgggacCCCCAGCCGGCCACCCCTCGGccccccagcctggcccagaGCGACCCAACGAGCCTGGAGCCTTGGGCCACCCGCTTTTGGAAGACCCTGAACCCCGAACAGCTGCGGGCAATGGAAACCCACAGCTCCAAGCGGGCACCTCCCCTCCCCGACACAGCCCGCGGGCAGAGGATGGCACGGAGGAGGACGACTCCTGGTGCCCCACCTGCTCCTCATCTTCGGACTCAGACTCGGAGGAGGAGGGTTTCTTTTTCGGGAAGCCTATCCCTAAGCCCGGGATGAATTCCCTGGGCAGGGAGCCCCCggggaggggcaggggcaggacgGCCAAGCACTGCAGTGTGTCCTAA
- the LOC137462846 gene encoding basic salivary proline-rich protein 2-like: MNWVGSGFGRPSEPRLPGRAGAQSRLRCQERIPQLLEAARPSGRMFSPPGCRRGFPREVRPAPWWDGPWPRPPAGPEDAWDGPPWDGPPWNEPPWDGPPSDGPPWNEPPWDGPPSDGPPWNGPPWDGPPWEHQLRSRRHRRRPPSPRAPRPFPGPGDVPWKEEEEARRWAPHDRPLAPPWDDREAIPRPEDSFGEIWYQDVLPDPWPEFPEEEQHPPGPPAGPPGNPGTSRAHRPPWSHRPAGRRRSHLRQLILVPQAWCPGPPRGHKPRSKPSSPAHFKRSQPAARKEPQPPEPPQPPAPLQGAAERPEQPQGEPVATGNVLEPPSPSRSPQESPAADPGAAEPPVELGAEQTPVGSQDQDPCASATDPAPPEETSSYPEIQDHLEVEPCSPGVPKAGSGHGSHPQSPAAPPDPAKRELLEPSSSGEAGAELSPRSWEQPPRRAGEAEAEAAQDGPLQSLQPLKEPQLPPGSAAEPEAQPSQASPGACITPETSPGPQQPPGAGETNPAVSGQHQLCSVLPTPFPAGIDSRSAAVLRRKAKIELSYQQFSLSIAVVATMLLQKEPSMEAALGLALRANLRQCRMHHLQQLEDFIDSLDSDTAGL, encoded by the exons ATGAACTGGGTGGGCAGCGGCTTTGGGAGACCCTCCGAGCCGCGGCTGCCGGGGCGTGCTGGGGCCCAAAGCCGGCTGCGCTGCCAGGAG CGGATCCCGCAGCTCCTGGAGGCAGCGCGGCCCTCGGGCAGGATGTTCTCCCCGccgggctgcaggaggggctTCCCCAGGGAGGTACGT CCCGCCCCGTGGTGGGATGGTCCATGGCCACGTCCCCCTGCTGGCCCCGAGGACGCCTGGGATGGACCACCCTGGGACGGGCCACCCTGGAATGAGCCACCCTGGGACGGGCCACCCTCGGATGGGCCACCCTGGAATGAGCCACCCTGGGACGGGCCACCCTCGGATGGGCCACCCTGGAATGGGCCACCCTGGGACGGGCCACCCTGGGAGCACCAGCTCAGGAGTCGCCGGCACAGGAGGCGCCCG CCCagtcccagagcccccagaccctTCCCCGGCCCTGGTGACGTCCCgtggaaggaggaggaggaggccagGAGGTGGGCACCCCACGACCGTCCCCTGGCACCCCCTTGGGATGACAGAGAAGCCATCCCAAGACCTGAGGACAGCTTTGGGGAGATCTGGTACCAG GATGTGCTGCCTGACCCCTGGCCCGAATTCCCCGAGGAGGAGCAGCACCCGCCCGGGCCCCCCGCCGGCCCTCCAGG gaaTCCAGGGACTTCCCGGGCGCACCGCCCGCCCTGGAGCCATCGCCCGGCCGGGAGACGCAGGAGCCACCTCCGGCAGCTGATCCTGGTGCCCCAGGCGTGGTGTCCCGGACCCCCCCGAG GGCACAAGCCTCGCTCCAagccctcctcccctgcccacTTCAAGAGGAGCCAGCCGGCGGCCAGGAAGGAGCCGCAGCCCCCGGagcctccccagccccctgctccTCTCCAAGGTGCTGCGGAGAGGCCGGAACAGCCGCAG ggTGAGCCAGTGGCGACTGGGAATGTCCTGGAGCCCCCCAGTCCTTCCAGGAGCCCTCAGGAGAGCCCGGCTGCTGATCCCGGTGCTGCGGAGCCGCCG gtggagctgggagctgagcagACCCCTGTGGGCAGCCAGGATCAGGATCCCTGTGCTTCAGCAACAGATCCAGCCCCTCCGGAGGAGACCTCCAGCTATCCTGAGATCCAGGATCACCTTGAG GTAGAGCCGTGcagccctggtgtccccaaggctggCAGCGGTCACGGCTCACAtccccagagcccagcagccccTCCAGACCCTGCCAAGAGGGAGCTCCTGGAACCCAGCTCCTCTGgagaggcaggggctgagctCAGCCCACGTTCCTGGGAGCAGCCGCCGCGTAGAGCTGGAGAAGCCGAGGCAGAAGCTGCCCAGGATGGG CCCCTGCAGAGCCTTCAGCCACTCAAAGAGCCTCAGCTTCCTCCAGGATCTGCAGCAGAACCCGAGgctcagcccagccaggcttctcctgGTGCCTGCATCACCCCAGAGAcctccccagggccccagcaGCCGCCTGGGGCCGGTGAGACAAATCCG GCTGTGTCTGgccagcaccagctctgctccgTGCTCCCGACGCCGTTCCCGGCCGGCATCGATTCCCGCTCCGCCGCCGTCCTCAGAAGGAAGGCAAAGATCGAGCTG TCGTACCAGCAATTCAGCCTGAGCATCGCCGTGGTGGCCAcgatgctgctgcagaaggagcCCTCGATGGAGGCGGCGCTGGGGCTGGCGCTCAGGGCCAACCTCCGCCAGTGCCGCATGcaccacctgcagcagctggaggattTCATCGACAGCCTCGACTCGGACACCGCCGGCCTCTGA